A window of Synechococcus sp. MEDNS5 contains these coding sequences:
- a CDS encoding NAD(P)/FAD-dependent oxidoreductase, whose translation MTTKTEVIVIGSGIGGLCCAALCARAGHEVLLLEAHGAPGGAAHGFQRQGYHFESGPSLWSGLGRWPSNNPLAQILRALDEPIEVMSYRDWDVLFPEGHLRIGVGADGFEQVVQQLRGDAALEEWRHFARTLQPIAAAADALPLLALPAGGGDGIGPLLRRSGRLLPHLPALRHLSGAFGPLVDRHLTDPFLRHWVDLLCFLISGMPMADTNAAAMATLFGEWFDPEACLDFPKGGSAGVVNALVRGLQKHGGTLRLGARVKQIRLDGDRVIGVELTNGEQLDADHVVSNADAWSTAALLPENGTSRWRQDRLNTPACGSFLHLHLGFDAAGLDDLPIHTVWVGDWERGITAERNAVVVSVPSVLDPGMAPPGQHVLHAYTPANEPWEHWSGLDRSTPDYDRQRADRCQVFWRVLEQRIPDLRSRCQVVMEGTPLTHRHYLSVHHGSYGPALSAARGLFPGVQTPVKGLLQCGASTFPGIGIPPVAASGAMAAHAITGKRAQSELLESLAL comes from the coding sequence ATGACCACCAAAACCGAGGTGATCGTGATTGGCAGCGGCATCGGTGGTTTGTGTTGTGCAGCCCTCTGTGCCCGTGCTGGCCATGAGGTGCTCCTCCTGGAGGCCCATGGGGCACCCGGTGGTGCTGCCCACGGCTTTCAGCGCCAGGGCTATCACTTCGAATCCGGTCCATCGCTGTGGAGTGGCCTGGGCCGGTGGCCCAGCAACAATCCTCTCGCTCAGATTCTTCGAGCTCTTGATGAACCGATCGAGGTGATGTCCTATCGGGACTGGGACGTTCTCTTCCCGGAAGGTCACCTTCGGATCGGCGTCGGCGCAGACGGTTTTGAGCAGGTGGTGCAACAGCTACGTGGTGATGCAGCTTTGGAGGAATGGAGGCATTTCGCCAGAACGCTGCAGCCGATCGCAGCGGCGGCTGATGCTCTGCCCCTTCTGGCGCTTCCAGCGGGAGGGGGCGATGGAATCGGGCCCCTACTCAGACGCAGCGGCCGTTTGTTGCCGCATCTTCCGGCTCTTCGGCATCTCAGCGGTGCCTTTGGTCCGCTTGTGGACCGTCATCTGACGGACCCCTTCCTGCGGCACTGGGTTGACCTTCTCTGCTTTCTGATCAGCGGGATGCCGATGGCGGATACCAACGCTGCGGCCATGGCCACGCTGTTCGGGGAGTGGTTTGACCCTGAGGCCTGTCTTGACTTCCCCAAGGGTGGAAGCGCCGGTGTTGTGAACGCCTTGGTGCGGGGCCTGCAAAAGCACGGCGGAACCTTGCGACTGGGTGCCCGGGTCAAGCAGATCAGGCTTGATGGCGATCGGGTGATCGGCGTGGAACTCACCAACGGAGAGCAACTGGATGCGGATCATGTTGTGAGCAATGCCGATGCCTGGAGCACGGCGGCGTTGCTGCCAGAGAACGGAACGTCGCGATGGCGGCAGGACCGTTTGAACACGCCCGCTTGCGGTTCATTCCTGCATCTTCATCTTGGTTTCGATGCCGCCGGGTTGGACGACCTGCCGATTCACACCGTTTGGGTTGGGGACTGGGAGCGTGGCATCACAGCGGAGCGCAACGCGGTGGTGGTGTCAGTTCCATCGGTGCTTGATCCAGGGATGGCCCCTCCCGGTCAGCATGTGTTGCATGCCTACACGCCAGCGAATGAACCCTGGGAGCACTGGAGCGGGTTGGATCGATCCACGCCTGACTACGACCGCCAGCGTGCTGATCGCTGTCAGGTGTTCTGGCGTGTGCTGGAGCAGCGCATTCCAGATCTCCGCAGCCGTTGCCAGGTAGTGATGGAGGGCACGCCGCTGACGCACCGCCATTACCTGTCGGTTCATCACGGCAGCTATGGCCCAGCGCTCTCGGCGGCTCGGGGATTGTTCCCTGGGGTGCAGACCCCGGTGAAGGGGCTTCTGCAGTGCGGTGCCAGCACGTTTCCTGGAATCGGCATTCCTCCGGTGGCCGCCAGCGGTGCGATGGCGGCCCATGCCATTACCGGAAAGAGAGCCCAGTCCGAGCTGCTCGAGAGCCTGGCGCTCTGA
- a CDS encoding class I SAM-dependent methyltransferase, whose amino-acid sequence MSAGSAVVVQVLSANERYKLDGSDDALFYSEPRFVQHLDGGFRGRLTQLYSERIPTCAVVLDLMSSWVSHLPDDQRYEQVIGHGLNAQELQANPRLDRHWVQNLNQSQVLPLEDSSVDCTLIVAGWQYLQQPEAIAEELFRITRPNGQVIVAFSNRMFFTKAPQIWTDGADGDHLRYVAEVLMAQGWPKPELIAEETPKPGPMGWVGGKGDPFFAVIATKPLPSAVSL is encoded by the coding sequence ATGTCAGCGGGCAGTGCAGTGGTCGTTCAGGTTCTCAGTGCCAACGAGCGCTACAAGTTGGATGGCAGTGATGATGCTCTCTTCTACAGCGAACCCCGGTTCGTTCAGCACCTCGATGGCGGCTTCAGAGGGCGACTGACCCAGCTCTACAGCGAACGCATCCCCACATGTGCCGTGGTGCTTGATCTGATGAGCAGCTGGGTGAGCCACCTTCCCGACGATCAGCGTTACGAGCAGGTCATCGGCCATGGCCTCAACGCCCAGGAGTTGCAGGCCAATCCCCGCCTCGATCGTCATTGGGTGCAGAACCTCAACCAGTCGCAGGTGTTGCCTCTTGAAGACAGCAGCGTCGACTGCACTTTGATCGTGGCGGGATGGCAATACCTGCAGCAACCGGAAGCCATTGCCGAGGAGCTTTTCCGGATCACCCGCCCCAATGGCCAGGTGATCGTGGCGTTCAGCAATCGCATGTTTTTCACCAAAGCTCCCCAGATCTGGACCGATGGTGCCGATGGCGATCATCTTCGCTACGTCGCTGAGGTGCTGATGGCTCAGGGATGGCCCAAGCCGGAACTGATTGCGGAGGAAACCCCCAAGCCTGGGCCCATGGGATGGGTTGGCGGCAAGGGCGACCCCTTCTTTGCGGTGATTGCCACCAAACCCTTGCCGTCAGCTGTCTCCCTCTGA
- a CDS encoding TIGR02450 family Trp-rich protein: MSWKAAKAWTSRTPREGRRHFRLVLQGGRGAERWVELSSVLTPEIRLRLSWSELRDRSRWDSGWQSIPPDASEGDS; the protein is encoded by the coding sequence GTGAGCTGGAAAGCAGCCAAGGCATGGACAAGCCGCACTCCGAGGGAGGGACGACGCCACTTCCGCCTGGTGCTCCAGGGAGGGCGGGGAGCCGAGCGATGGGTGGAGCTGAGTTCCGTTCTCACTCCTGAGATTCGGCTTCGCCTCAGCTGGAGCGAGCTCCGCGACCGGTCGCGCTGGGACAGTGGCTGGCAGTCGATTCCCCCTGACGCCTCAGAGGGAGACAGCTGA
- a CDS encoding DUF302 domain-containing protein, giving the protein MMPLLWGRLLVPVVSSLALLGSAGVLECTHLRVASAQTASSQTASAQTASAQTASANTQALKGYIRQWVSPMTVAETVQRLRAGLIQRGFQIRAELNHQRMARNQGRRIPANTALLVSKPSLDAVVMAANPLANLFIPFTIAVWDQSGTTRIGYWDPQTDIAALLEIKEGEAAAALADLQEILVDVIKETLP; this is encoded by the coding sequence ATGATGCCGCTGCTTTGGGGTCGCCTGCTGGTGCCCGTGGTCAGCAGCCTGGCCTTGCTGGGGTCAGCTGGGGTTCTGGAGTGCACCCATCTACGGGTCGCCTCCGCCCAAACAGCCTCCTCTCAAACAGCCTCCGCCCAAACAGCCTCCGCCCAAACAGCCTCCGCAAACACCCAGGCCCTGAAGGGTTACATCCGCCAGTGGGTGTCGCCGATGACGGTTGCGGAGACGGTGCAACGTCTGCGTGCCGGCCTGATCCAGCGGGGGTTTCAGATTCGGGCTGAGCTGAACCACCAGCGCATGGCTCGCAACCAGGGGCGGCGGATCCCGGCCAACACGGCCTTGCTCGTCAGCAAACCTTCCCTCGACGCCGTGGTGATGGCCGCCAATCCGCTCGCCAATCTGTTCATACCGTTCACCATCGCCGTATGGGATCAGTCGGGAACCACTCGGATCGGCTACTGGGATCCCCAAACGGATATCGCCGCATTGCTGGAGATCAAGGAGGGAGAGGCTGCTGCAGCCTTGGCAGACTTGCAGGAGATCCTGGTTGATGTGATCAAGGAGACCCTGCCATGA
- a CDS encoding SDR family oxidoreductase, which produces MSPRTIAISGASGKTGFRIAEEVLAAGDQPRLLLRADSQIPASLEGCEQHRLSLLDPSALDHALLGADALVIATGARPSVDLTGPMRVDAWGVQRQLESCQRVGLRRVVLVSSLCSGRWRHPLNLFGLILVWKRVGERSLERSGLDWTVIRPGGLSEREEALESEGVFWTGPDQQESQSIPRRLVARCCLEALNTQGSIGRILEVTSNAEQPPQPLSEVLLSIDAYGAAASTAR; this is translated from the coding sequence ATGAGCCCACGCACGATCGCCATCAGTGGAGCGTCTGGCAAGACCGGGTTTCGAATCGCCGAAGAGGTGCTGGCCGCCGGAGATCAACCGCGGCTGCTGCTGCGCGCCGACTCACAGATCCCCGCTTCCCTGGAGGGTTGTGAGCAGCACCGTTTGAGCTTGCTGGACCCCTCCGCCCTGGATCACGCCCTCCTTGGCGCGGATGCTCTCGTGATCGCCACCGGAGCGCGGCCGTCTGTGGATCTCACCGGTCCGATGCGCGTGGATGCCTGGGGTGTGCAGCGGCAGCTGGAGAGTTGCCAACGGGTGGGTCTGCGCCGTGTGGTGCTGGTGAGCTCCCTCTGCAGCGGACGCTGGCGCCATCCACTCAACTTGTTCGGGCTGATTCTGGTGTGGAAGCGCGTGGGGGAACGCAGTCTTGAACGCAGCGGCTTGGACTGGACCGTGATCCGCCCGGGGGGGCTGTCGGAACGGGAGGAGGCGCTCGAGAGTGAGGGCGTTTTCTGGACAGGGCCGGATCAACAGGAGAGTCAATCCATCCCCCGTCGCTTGGTGGCGCGTTGCTGCCTTGAGGCATTGAATACTCAGGGATCGATTGGCCGGATCCTTGAGGTCACCAGCAACGCCGAGCAACCCCCCCAACCGTTGTCAGAGGTGCTGTTGAGTATCGATGCCTACGGCGCTGCTGCGTCGACCGCGCGATAA
- a CDS encoding NAD(P)-binding protein — MADVDLAVIGAGLSACALASALRRNQTVDSLVILEAGRGPGGRCATRRRRDDGLWRLDHGAPTLSFSAAPQGRLGALVDDLCDRGVLAPDAAPVVGLDGEGALCEPPAHPLLCGPRWRGQPTMAAVAETLLADAGDAVFTSFGERISKLSWEDGRWLLPGGWRAHTLVLSGTLLAHPRSLAMLGWPDVPLRSAVAVGVDPGLDAALESIAVMTASVRWNLMLELPPVTGDPLPRQIWLTEEVQDRCGVERLVLHQQSDGRLGLVVHGLDDGAEIRPDTQPDLLVHHEKRLLAALPQLLVPWPALQAALPEARSLGVMRWGAAQPLDHALPRHLQWCPQARVGFCGDWIDGAGFGMAEGALQSALELAEMLQ, encoded by the coding sequence ATGGCTGATGTGGATCTGGCGGTGATCGGTGCGGGGCTTTCGGCCTGTGCTCTGGCGTCGGCTCTTCGCCGCAACCAAACAGTCGATTCCCTGGTGATCCTCGAGGCTGGACGCGGGCCGGGAGGTCGTTGTGCAACGCGACGCCGGCGGGATGATGGCCTCTGGCGGCTGGACCATGGCGCGCCGACCCTCAGCTTCAGCGCTGCACCGCAGGGACGCTTGGGCGCGCTTGTCGACGATCTTTGTGATCGCGGGGTTCTGGCGCCGGATGCTGCTCCTGTGGTCGGTCTCGATGGGGAAGGCGCGCTGTGTGAGCCTCCCGCTCATCCGTTGCTTTGCGGTCCGCGCTGGCGTGGCCAGCCCACCATGGCTGCCGTGGCCGAAACGCTGTTGGCCGACGCCGGAGACGCTGTGTTCACCAGCTTCGGGGAGCGGATCAGCAAGCTCAGCTGGGAGGACGGACGTTGGTTGCTGCCTGGCGGCTGGCGGGCACACACGCTGGTGCTGAGTGGAACACTGCTGGCCCATCCGCGCTCGCTGGCGATGCTGGGCTGGCCAGATGTTCCATTGCGCAGCGCGGTGGCCGTTGGGGTCGATCCCGGCCTTGATGCAGCTCTGGAGTCGATTGCCGTGATGACGGCCAGCGTGCGCTGGAACCTGATGCTGGAGTTGCCTCCGGTCACCGGTGATCCGCTCCCTCGACAGATCTGGCTCACAGAGGAGGTCCAGGATCGCTGCGGTGTCGAACGGCTGGTCCTGCACCAACAGAGCGATGGCCGCCTCGGCTTGGTGGTGCATGGCCTCGATGATGGTGCTGAGATCAGGCCAGACACCCAACCGGATCTGCTGGTGCATCACGAGAAGCGCTTGCTGGCGGCCTTGCCCCAGCTGCTTGTGCCTTGGCCTGCCTTGCAGGCGGCACTTCCCGAGGCGCGCAGCCTCGGGGTGATGCGCTGGGGTGCGGCGCAACCCCTTGACCATGCGTTGCCCAGGCATCTGCAGTGGTGTCCGCAGGCCCGGGTGGGGTTCTGTGGCGACTGGATCGACGGTGCAGGCTTCGGGATGGCGGAGGGCGCTCTGCAGAGTGCGCTGGAATTGGCAGAAATGCTGCAGTGA
- a CDS encoding DUF1499 domain-containing protein: MPSFALFALPLVLALFHLVGPVPEDLGVHGGHLSPCPGPAHCARFDWAVTDSSAALESLTTLIESTPQAEVINREDGYLHATFSSRIFGFVDDLELNAAAPELLEARSVSRLGDSDLGVNGQRLQTLAQGLENQGFNKP; the protein is encoded by the coding sequence ATGCCCTCGTTCGCTCTCTTCGCCCTACCCCTGGTTCTCGCCCTGTTTCATTTGGTGGGCCCTGTCCCGGAGGATCTTGGAGTTCACGGCGGTCACCTCAGCCCCTGCCCCGGGCCCGCGCACTGCGCGCGGTTCGACTGGGCGGTGACGGATTCCAGCGCAGCACTGGAGAGCCTCACCACACTGATCGAATCAACACCGCAGGCTGAGGTGATCAATCGGGAGGATGGCTACCTCCATGCCACCTTCAGCAGCCGCATCTTCGGCTTTGTCGATGATCTAGAGCTCAATGCAGCCGCCCCCGAACTGCTCGAAGCCCGATCTGTTTCACGCTTGGGTGACTCCGACCTTGGAGTGAACGGTCAGCGCCTGCAGACCCTGGCCCAGGGTTTGGAGAATCAAGGCTTCAACAAACCATGA
- a CDS encoding bestrophin family ion channel, whose product MIELGDYGHPPSTRRRDYSLVLLQLMKRMRLELLLLLTIAVLIESEVIPGGWTADGDVVRILGIAASIFIGFRNTQAIGRWWEARKLWGSIVNVSRSWSDTLRAHMSSDRINNKQERQLLQLQVALVWQLNFQLRNFWHRELRELQGQLLDGLKLPRSSSLRQLGLQRAEWIRALHQHGHIDSFGRMQLMQVANACTDAIGGLERIRNTPLPASYDVFVRLLTWLFGLLLLLYFHDLGPESRIPISGVLIVLLFLMAERIGAYVEGPFDADGSSFSLPLDSICLTISRDLLDGDTDHVQHLNSKDPVRWT is encoded by the coding sequence ATGATTGAACTCGGGGACTACGGCCATCCGCCCAGCACCCGGCGCCGGGACTATTCCCTGGTGCTGCTGCAGCTGATGAAACGCATGCGCCTGGAGTTGCTGCTGCTGCTCACAATTGCGGTGCTGATCGAAAGCGAGGTGATTCCCGGAGGCTGGACAGCCGATGGCGATGTGGTGAGGATTCTCGGCATCGCGGCCTCGATCTTCATTGGCTTCCGCAACACCCAGGCCATCGGGCGCTGGTGGGAAGCGAGGAAACTTTGGGGATCGATCGTGAATGTGAGCCGGAGCTGGTCCGACACCCTCCGCGCCCACATGAGCAGCGACCGAATCAACAACAAACAGGAACGCCAGCTTCTGCAGTTGCAGGTGGCTCTGGTGTGGCAGCTGAATTTCCAGCTGCGAAACTTCTGGCACCGGGAGCTCAGGGAGCTGCAAGGGCAGCTTCTCGATGGCCTCAAGCTGCCCCGCAGCAGCAGCCTGCGCCAGCTCGGTCTGCAGCGGGCCGAGTGGATCCGGGCCCTACATCAGCACGGGCACATCGACAGTTTCGGACGCATGCAGCTGATGCAAGTGGCCAATGCCTGCACCGATGCCATCGGCGGATTGGAACGGATCCGCAACACGCCGCTGCCCGCGTCTTACGACGTCTTCGTGCGCTTGCTCACCTGGCTGTTCGGACTGCTTCTGCTCCTGTACTTTCACGACCTCGGGCCCGAGTCCCGAATCCCGATCAGTGGAGTGTTGATCGTGCTGCTGTTTCTCATGGCGGAACGCATTGGCGCCTATGTCGAGGGTCCCTTCGACGCTGACGGCAGCAGCTTCTCCCTCCCGCTCGACAGCATCTGCCTCACGATCAGCCGCGATCTTCTCGATGGTGACACTGACCATGTGCAGCATCTGAACTCCAAGGATCCAGTGCGCTGGACCTGA
- a CDS encoding Rieske 2Fe-2S domain-containing protein, protein MHASWTEQWWPVAYLRDLDPGRPQRFTLLERDLVLWWDAASSGWRAFDDVCPHRLVPLSEGRINASGELECPYHGWTFNGEGRCTRIPQMGEGGSPSGRRSSCTSLPTCSGQGLLFVWTGDPEMAGAKDPPLVPLLQEQGDGWADGWIVQDTFRDLPMDALTLLENVLDVSHVPFTHHKTVGNRENAAPVLAVIQSEGDSGFEALWEEGPRRGRLGSQFTHFRAPQLMWHDLNAKGFARILTVVYAVPIRRGECRLFARFPFQFKSALPRVLVGLRPRWLQHIGNHKVLEDDQVFLHWQERVLEAAGGSAAAERAFFLPTEADVYVAALHRWINSHGGEPFAGQPLPARQGMASLMDRYNSHTVNCRSCSTALRWIRRGQPWCWVVLWTAAVLIGVGQMGWLSACGALLAVLAVLLLQRLQRWERGLTVGDGLAPRNYGT, encoded by the coding sequence ATGCATGCCAGCTGGACGGAGCAGTGGTGGCCGGTTGCCTATTTGCGCGATCTCGATCCTGGACGACCACAGCGTTTCACGCTTCTCGAGCGGGATCTCGTTCTGTGGTGGGATGCCGCGTCCAGTGGCTGGCGTGCCTTTGATGACGTTTGCCCTCATCGGTTGGTGCCTCTGAGTGAGGGACGCATCAATGCGTCCGGGGAGCTGGAGTGTCCCTATCACGGCTGGACTTTCAATGGAGAGGGCCGTTGCACGCGCATCCCTCAGATGGGCGAGGGGGGAAGCCCATCGGGGCGTCGGTCCAGCTGCACGAGCCTCCCCACCTGTTCAGGACAGGGACTTCTGTTCGTGTGGACCGGTGATCCGGAGATGGCTGGGGCCAAAGACCCCCCGCTGGTTCCTTTGCTTCAGGAGCAGGGGGATGGATGGGCCGATGGATGGATCGTGCAGGACACGTTCCGCGACCTCCCCATGGATGCGCTCACCCTGCTCGAAAATGTGCTGGATGTGAGTCATGTGCCGTTCACACATCACAAAACCGTCGGCAACCGGGAGAACGCCGCACCTGTGCTGGCTGTGATTCAGTCGGAGGGCGATTCGGGATTTGAAGCTCTTTGGGAAGAGGGTCCCCGCCGGGGGCGGCTGGGCTCCCAGTTCACCCATTTCCGCGCACCTCAGTTGATGTGGCATGACCTGAATGCCAAGGGGTTCGCGCGGATTCTCACCGTGGTCTACGCCGTGCCGATTCGCCGCGGTGAGTGCCGTCTGTTTGCCAGGTTCCCATTCCAGTTCAAGTCCGCGTTGCCCAGGGTGCTTGTGGGCTTGCGACCCCGATGGCTGCAACACATCGGCAACCACAAAGTTTTGGAAGACGACCAGGTGTTTCTGCATTGGCAGGAGCGGGTGCTGGAGGCTGCCGGCGGCAGCGCTGCCGCCGAGCGCGCGTTTTTCTTGCCAACCGAGGCGGATGTGTACGTGGCCGCGTTGCATCGCTGGATCAACAGCCACGGCGGAGAGCCTTTTGCAGGCCAGCCGTTACCGGCCAGGCAGGGGATGGCCTCGCTCATGGACCGGTACAACAGCCATACCGTGAATTGCCGCAGTTGTTCGACCGCTCTGCGCTGGATTCGTCGGGGGCAGCCCTGGTGTTGGGTTGTCCTCTGGACTGCGGCGGTGTTGATCGGTGTTGGCCAGATGGGCTGGTTGAGCGCCTGTGGAGCGCTGCTGGCCGTTCTCGCTGTTCTCCTGCTTCAGCGTCTGCAGCGTTGGGAACGGGGATTGACGGTCGGCGACGGACTGGCGCCGCGTAATTATGGGACTTGA
- a CDS encoding cupin domain-containing protein, with protein MIRVTSPCPDSVIVALGAREWPIWACEVSEFPWHYDQRETCLLLEGDVTVTPESGTPVHIKGGDLVEFPAGLRCTWSVHQPVRKHYQFG; from the coding sequence ATGATTCGTGTGACCTCCCCTTGCCCTGACAGCGTGATCGTGGCGCTGGGGGCCCGTGAATGGCCCATCTGGGCCTGTGAAGTGAGTGAATTCCCCTGGCACTACGACCAGAGGGAAACCTGTCTGTTGCTGGAAGGTGACGTGACGGTGACGCCCGAATCCGGTACGCCCGTGCACATCAAGGGCGGTGATCTGGTGGAATTCCCAGCCGGGCTGAGGTGTACGTGGAGCGTGCATCAACCCGTTCGCAAGCATTACCAGTTCGGTTGA
- a CDS encoding DUF1651 domain-containing protein: MYQQRTHGSEFALRTLQGGGVDARFPDHPPKAMPRHGWIQDPSTQDTKRFHPDEKNWNRDPRVFVDSGRPFPNQPPLLTTRVHLRRETAEQLWKELLRVGWQPCRPQWGADVDV; encoded by the coding sequence GTGTACCAGCAGCGTACCCATGGCTCCGAGTTCGCCCTACGCACCCTTCAAGGCGGAGGAGTGGATGCGCGCTTCCCTGATCACCCCCCGAAAGCGATGCCCCGTCACGGCTGGATCCAGGACCCAAGCACCCAGGACACGAAACGCTTCCACCCCGATGAAAAAAACTGGAACCGCGACCCGCGCGTGTTTGTGGATTCAGGGAGACCTTTTCCAAACCAGCCCCCGCTGCTGACCACGCGGGTGCACCTACGGCGAGAAACGGCGGAGCAACTCTGGAAGGAGCTTCTACGGGTGGGCTGGCAACCCTGCAGGCCCCAGTGGGGAGCTGATGTGGATGTCTGA
- a CDS encoding NAD(P)-dependent alcohol dehydrogenase codes for MISVWQAPSAGAPLERGQRPALEPAADELLLEVMHCGLCHSDLSMIGNHWGVSRYPLVPGHEVIGKVTAVGEGVDPGLIGEVRGLGWISGSCNHCSLCLGGDQNLCNSLEATIVGRQGGFASHVVARQDWAIPLPPGLDPADAGPLFCGGVTVFAPLVDEAVSPTAHVAVVGIGGLGHIALQFARAWGCEVTAITTNLAKAEQARGFGAHHVEELEALPDLQNRFDLVINTVNHPLDWSAVMASLRPLGRLHQLGAVLEPIQVGAFDLIPGRRSITGSPLSSPASLLTMVDFCVRHNIRPLVEHLPMDQVNVAIQRLAQGDVRYRFVLDA; via the coding sequence GTGATCTCTGTCTGGCAAGCACCATCTGCGGGGGCCCCTCTTGAGCGCGGCCAGCGGCCTGCTCTCGAGCCTGCTGCCGATGAGCTGCTGCTGGAGGTGATGCACTGCGGCCTCTGCCACAGCGACCTTTCAATGATCGGCAATCACTGGGGCGTCAGCCGATATCCCCTGGTGCCAGGTCATGAAGTGATCGGTAAGGTCACGGCTGTGGGCGAGGGAGTGGATCCCGGCTTGATCGGCGAGGTTCGCGGTTTGGGGTGGATCAGCGGTAGTTGCAACCATTGCAGCCTCTGTCTCGGCGGTGATCAGAACCTCTGCAACTCCCTGGAGGCCACGATCGTGGGACGGCAGGGGGGCTTCGCCAGTCATGTGGTGGCTCGGCAGGACTGGGCGATTCCGCTGCCGCCAGGCCTGGATCCTGCTGATGCAGGTCCCTTGTTCTGCGGGGGCGTGACCGTGTTTGCGCCGTTGGTGGATGAAGCGGTGTCGCCCACTGCCCATGTGGCGGTGGTTGGCATCGGTGGGCTGGGCCATATCGCCCTGCAATTTGCGCGGGCTTGGGGGTGTGAAGTCACCGCCATCACCACCAATCTCGCCAAGGCCGAACAGGCGCGAGGTTTTGGAGCGCATCACGTGGAGGAACTGGAGGCGCTTCCCGATCTTCAGAATCGGTTTGATCTTGTGATCAATACGGTCAACCACCCCCTCGACTGGAGTGCGGTGATGGCTTCGCTCAGACCCCTGGGACGCCTTCATCAGCTTGGGGCCGTGCTGGAACCGATTCAGGTCGGTGCCTTCGATCTGATCCCCGGGCGGCGGTCGATCACCGGCAGCCCCTTGTCCTCTCCGGCCAGTCTGCTGACAATGGTGGACTTCTGTGTTCGCCACAACATCCGCCCCCTGGTGGAGCATCTGCCGATGGATCAGGTGAATGTGGCGATCCAAAGGCTTGCGCAGGGTGATGTGCGCTATCGCTTTGTGCTGGATGCTTGA
- a CDS encoding peroxiredoxin-like family protein has protein sequence MKAPESLLKRIAGVPGMGRGCRRLVVLLTQLGDFDSMEYAQALVPALPQLDQAGIQLLAIAIGSQEGADRFCGFSGFPVERLQVEPNALLHQALGLSPGLKAPGGAWPSLLLMCAGIGSPGTLAEVLRGYTGDRTAPQRFSDDEVISTGVLPEIRAGMFRRAGGGGFQRPFELATVRLRNMNEVLRHWGTYVPDDRYITQRGGTFLLEEDDSLLYVHRDRGILGFSETMNRPLAFLDPWMPDAG, from the coding sequence ATGAAAGCCCCCGAGTCTTTGCTGAAGCGCATCGCTGGTGTTCCTGGGATGGGTCGAGGCTGCCGGCGTCTGGTGGTGCTGCTCACCCAGCTTGGTGATTTCGACTCCATGGAGTACGCCCAGGCTCTGGTGCCTGCGCTGCCTCAGCTGGACCAGGCCGGGATCCAGCTTTTGGCGATTGCGATCGGAAGCCAGGAGGGTGCCGATCGTTTCTGCGGGTTCTCCGGCTTTCCGGTTGAGCGCTTGCAGGTGGAGCCGAATGCCCTCCTGCACCAGGCCCTGGGGCTGTCGCCAGGGCTGAAGGCCCCAGGCGGAGCATGGCCCTCATTGCTGCTCATGTGTGCAGGCATCGGTTCTCCGGGCACCCTGGCGGAAGTGTTGCGTGGGTACACCGGCGATCGCACTGCGCCCCAGCGCTTCAGCGACGATGAGGTGATCAGCACCGGTGTGCTGCCTGAGATCCGTGCCGGGATGTTCCGCCGGGCCGGCGGCGGCGGGTTTCAACGCCCGTTCGAACTGGCCACGGTGCGCTTGCGCAACATGAATGAAGTGCTGCGCCACTGGGGTACGTATGTCCCCGATGATCGCTACATCACCCAGCGGGGAGGCACGTTCCTGCTGGAGGAGGACGACTCCCTGCTGTACGTCCATCGGGATCGCGGCATTCTCGGGTTTTCCGAAACGATGAACCGTCCGCTGGCTTTTCTCGATCCCTGGATGCCAGATGCCGGTTGA